One stretch of Flavobacteriales bacterium DNA includes these proteins:
- a CDS encoding deoxyribodipyrimidine photo-lyase has protein sequence MNYNLSIFWFRRDLRLHDNHGFFQALSKSKSVLPVFIFDINILDKLDENDRRVSLLFDRLKELNKELAKHNKKIHVYYGNPKSIFNDLLEKVPYEAIFANRDYEPYAIQRDQSIKTSMIKKKVKFRSFKDHVIFEKDEVLTDTGKVYSVYTYYMKKWKAQFRASMTQPFPSDTLLHKCKTSNELPCVETIEDIGFDYTDYILHKPNLTYRSLLEYDASRNDPNLNGTSNASVHLRFGFLSIREVSKIAYQYSDTFLNELIWRSFYAQILWHYPKIVTSCFREKYNNIKWNNPDLYIKWKYGETGFPIVDAGMRQLFETGYMHNRVRMITASFLVKNLGIDWRLGEAYFASALMDYDLASNNGNWQWVAGTGCDSAPYFRVFNPNTQLERYDPKLTYCKKWINEMEENGLYRVRKVVDAKQSRLEAIDRYKTCV, from the coding sequence ATGAATTATAATCTAAGTATATTTTGGTTTAGGCGAGACTTGAGATTGCATGATAATCATGGTTTTTTTCAAGCCTTGAGTAAATCTAAATCTGTTCTTCCTGTTTTCATCTTTGATATCAATATTTTAGATAAGCTTGATGAAAATGATAGACGTGTGAGTCTTCTTTTTGATCGCTTAAAAGAGTTAAATAAAGAACTTGCTAAACACAATAAAAAAATTCATGTCTATTATGGTAATCCAAAATCGATTTTCAATGACCTTTTAGAAAAGGTGCCTTATGAAGCTATATTTGCCAATAGGGATTATGAACCTTACGCTATCCAAAGAGATCAGTCGATAAAAACATCAATGATTAAAAAAAAGGTAAAATTTCGTTCCTTCAAAGATCATGTTATTTTTGAAAAAGACGAAGTCTTAACAGATACGGGCAAAGTTTACTCTGTTTACACCTATTATATGAAAAAATGGAAAGCACAGTTTAGAGCTTCAATGACTCAGCCTTTCCCCTCAGATACCCTATTGCATAAATGCAAAACTTCAAACGAATTGCCATGTGTTGAAACTATTGAAGATATTGGATTTGATTACACAGATTATATCTTACACAAGCCAAATTTAACCTACCGTTCATTGCTCGAATATGATGCTAGTAGGAATGATCCAAACCTAAATGGAACCAGTAATGCATCTGTGCATTTGAGGTTTGGCTTTTTAAGTATAAGAGAGGTTTCAAAAATAGCCTATCAATATTCTGACACGTTTTTAAATGAATTAATTTGGCGTTCATTTTATGCTCAAATACTTTGGCATTATCCTAAAATTGTAACGAGTTGCTTTAGAGAAAAATATAATAATATAAAATGGAATAACCCCGATTTGTATATCAAGTGGAAGTACGGAGAAACAGGTTTTCCTATTGTTGATGCAGGTATGCGTCAGCTTTTTGAAACTGGCTATATGCACAATAGGGTACGCATGATTACAGCCTCTTTTTTAGTCAAAAACTTAGGCATCGATTGGCGTCTAGGAGAAGCTTATTTTGCTTCTGCATTAATGGATTATGATCTAGCATCAAACAATGGTAATTGGCAATGGGTTGCTGGTACAGGTTGTGATTCTGCACCTTATTTTAGAGTTTTTAATCCAAACACACAGTTAGAAAGGTATGACCCAAAATTAACTTATTGTAAAAAATGGATTAATGAGATGGAGGAAAATGGGTTGTACAGAGTTCGTAAAGTTGTAGATGCTAAACAATCTAGACTTGAAGCTATTGACCGTTATAAAACATGTGTGTGA
- a CDS encoding TonB-dependent receptor, whose product MKYYLSLIFTCLIFYSNAQTVRVYGSVKNALNNEAIPFANVIIDGTSKGATTDIDGNFELLDITPGIYNFKCSYIGFNTDLKTEIQLTPNKNLRLDFFLTENAQIIDEVQVTANTFNKTEESPTSLRTINASEILRSPGGNRDISKVIANLPGVSSSPSFRNDIVIRGGAPNENRFFLDGVEIPNINHFATQGSSGGPVGILNVNFIREVDFYSGAFPANRGNALSSVMELKQIEGSDEELSASFMLGSSDAGLTISTPLSEKSTMLLSARRSYLQFLFKALQLPFLPTYNDLQFKYTHKPDAKNQFNIIALAAIDEFTLNPEANEGIDDLQQLAQNEYTLNNLPVNEQWNYTLGGTWKRFFDNSNLFVVLSRSHLNNTAVKYADYADETSEKLLDYESQEIENKARIEYNFRRSDVKFNVGLNLEDATYLNSTNQTITSGTSIIPVLVEADLHFIKYGAFAQLSKTYLVDRLVTSFGFRIDGNSFTENSTTPNFSPRLSLAYNLSQKASVNANLGRYYQLPAYTILGYGLNNNFENQDVEYIQCDHAVFGLEFNPSNYSKVTLETFYKQYDNYPFSIIDSISLANLGGDFGVIGNEDISSISKGRSYGVEFLAQQKLSSSVYGIMSVTYYRSEFEDKNGELIPSAWDNRFIFNMTAGKKFKRNIELGLKFRYSGGAPYTPIDLVTSSDKGVWDKNRRGVLSYDALNTERLNNVHGVDLRLDKKWYFNKWSLNAYIDVENLYNFKIQLPSEVGIDPEIGNQVYTAQDSNQYSLYEIINESGTVLPSIGLLIEF is encoded by the coding sequence ATGAAGTATTACTTATCCTTAATTTTTACGTGTCTTATTTTTTATTCAAATGCCCAGACTGTGAGGGTATATGGTAGCGTTAAAAATGCCCTAAATAATGAGGCAATTCCTTTTGCAAATGTTATAATTGATGGGACTTCAAAGGGAGCAACCACAGATATTGATGGAAATTTTGAATTGCTTGATATTACTCCTGGTATATATAACTTTAAGTGTAGTTACATCGGCTTTAACACGGATTTAAAAACAGAGATACAATTAACTCCAAATAAGAATTTAAGATTAGATTTTTTCTTAACAGAAAACGCTCAAATTATTGATGAGGTTCAGGTTACTGCCAATACGTTTAATAAAACAGAAGAAAGCCCTACTAGTTTAAGGACAATTAATGCATCTGAAATATTAAGAAGCCCAGGAGGAAATCGTGATATTTCAAAGGTAATAGCCAATTTACCAGGCGTTTCTAGTTCGCCATCTTTTAGGAATGATATTGTAATTCGTGGTGGCGCACCCAATGAAAATCGTTTTTTTCTCGATGGTGTTGAAATACCTAACATCAATCACTTTGCCACACAAGGGTCTTCAGGTGGTCCGGTAGGCATTTTGAATGTCAATTTTATTAGAGAAGTAGATTTTTATTCAGGAGCTTTTCCTGCAAATAGAGGAAATGCTTTGAGCTCTGTAATGGAACTTAAACAAATTGAAGGAAGTGATGAAGAATTGAGCGCATCATTTATGTTGGGTTCAAGTGATGCGGGTTTAACGATAAGCACTCCTTTATCAGAAAAATCTACTATGTTGTTGTCAGCAAGACGTTCCTATTTGCAGTTTTTATTCAAAGCACTGCAATTGCCTTTTTTGCCTACTTACAACGATTTGCAATTTAAGTATACTCACAAGCCAGATGCTAAAAATCAATTTAATATTATTGCTTTGGCAGCTATTGATGAATTTACACTTAACCCAGAAGCTAATGAGGGTATCGATGACCTTCAACAACTTGCTCAAAATGAATATACGCTGAATAACTTGCCCGTAAATGAGCAATGGAATTATACCCTTGGTGGAACATGGAAACGTTTTTTTGATAACTCTAATTTATTTGTTGTATTGAGTCGTAGCCACCTCAATAATACGGCAGTAAAGTATGCTGACTATGCAGACGAAACATCGGAAAAACTATTAGATTATGAATCTCAAGAAATAGAAAATAAAGCCAGAATAGAGTATAATTTTAGAAGAAGTGATGTTAAATTTAACGTAGGGTTAAATCTAGAAGATGCTACCTATTTAAATTCAACAAATCAAACTATTACTTCAGGAACTTCTATTATTCCAGTTCTAGTGGAAGCAGATTTGCATTTTATTAAATACGGTGCTTTTGCTCAATTGAGTAAGACTTATTTGGTTGATAGGTTAGTAACATCTTTTGGTTTTAGAATAGATGGGAATAGTTTTACAGAGAATTCAACAACTCCTAATTTTTCACCTCGACTCTCTTTGGCATATAATCTTTCACAAAAAGCAAGTGTAAACGCTAACTTAGGGAGGTATTATCAGTTACCAGCTTATACAATTTTGGGGTATGGGTTAAATAATAATTTCGAAAATCAAGATGTTGAATATATTCAATGCGACCATGCCGTCTTTGGTTTAGAATTCAACCCTTCTAATTACAGTAAAGTAACGCTTGAGACGTTCTATAAGCAATACGATAACTATCCTTTTTCTATTATTGATAGTATTTCTTTAGCCAATTTGGGTGGTGACTTTGGTGTAATCGGTAACGAGGATATTTCTTCCATCTCTAAAGGCAGAAGTTATGGGGTAGAGTTTTTAGCTCAACAAAAACTAAGCTCATCGGTTTACGGTATTATGTCTGTGACTTATTATAGAAGTGAGTTCGAAGATAAAAATGGTGAGCTTATTCCTTCGGCTTGGGATAATCGTTTTATTTTTAATATGACTGCCGGTAAAAAATTCAAAAGAAATATTGAACTAGGGCTAAAATTCCGTTACTCTGGCGGAGCACCTTATACTCCTATCGATTTAGTTACCTCCAGTGATAAAGGTGTTTGGGATAAAAATCGAAGAGGAGTGTTAAGTTACGATGCTTTGAATACTGAACGTTTAAACAATGTTCATGGTGTTGACTTGCGATTGGATAAAAAATGGTATTTCAACAAGTGGAGTTTGAATGCCTACATAGATGTGGAAAATTTATATAACTTCAAGATACAACTGCCATCCGAAGTAGGTATTGACCCTGAAATTGGCAATCAAGTATATACAGCACAAGACAGTAATCAATATTCTCTTTACGAAATTATTAATGAGTCAGGAACAGTACTTCCTAGTATTGGGCTATTAATAGAATTTTAA
- a CDS encoding TIGR01777 family oxidoreductase, with product MAEKVLITGASGSLAIRVKRILISQGYEVIALSTNKRKVDNKDVFYWNISEKLIDKNALLDCQHIIHLSGYNIMKPWTEKNKDLMYESRIDAADLLYERCKSLGVNPKTFVSASALGFYGIDAQGIQSEEDSPADDWLSKMCVDWESAAQQFETLGSRVIQMRISLLLSKDAGFLQPTILSMRLGMGVVFGNGIQSIEWIHIEDAAKFVYYAIENRSVSGAYNMASKQKWTQYDFMKFIKSKVAKYAILIKLPLFVLRLIFGGRSIILVGGCSLSVDKLLSTGFKYDYPTLESAINKELMKS from the coding sequence ATGGCAGAAAAAGTACTTATTACAGGAGCAAGTGGCTCATTAGCAATTCGGGTAAAACGAATACTCATATCTCAAGGCTATGAAGTTATTGCATTATCGACCAATAAGCGAAAGGTAGATAATAAGGACGTCTTTTATTGGAATATTTCTGAAAAATTAATTGACAAAAATGCATTGTTAGACTGTCAGCATATCATTCATCTTTCAGGTTATAACATCATGAAGCCTTGGACGGAAAAAAACAAGGACTTAATGTATGAAAGTAGGATAGATGCGGCTGATTTATTATATGAACGGTGTAAATCTTTAGGAGTAAATCCAAAAACATTTGTTTCCGCTTCAGCACTTGGCTTCTATGGTATTGATGCCCAGGGTATCCAATCAGAAGAAGACTCTCCTGCTGACGATTGGCTCTCTAAAATGTGTGTTGATTGGGAGTCTGCTGCTCAACAATTTGAGACACTAGGCAGTAGAGTAATTCAAATGAGAATATCTCTGCTTTTAAGCAAAGATGCTGGTTTTTTACAGCCTACAATTTTATCTATGCGCTTGGGTATGGGTGTTGTGTTTGGAAATGGAATACAATCCATTGAATGGATACATATAGAGGATGCAGCAAAATTCGTATATTATGCCATCGAGAATCGGTCGGTCAGTGGAGCTTATAATATGGCCTCAAAACAAAAATGGACTCAATATGACTTTATGAAATTTATAAAGTCTAAAGTAGCAAAGTATGCTATTCTCATAAAATTGCCATTATTTGTTTTAAGATTGATTTTTGGGGGAAGAAGTATTATCCTTGTGGGTGGCTGCTCACTCTCAGTTGATAAGCTTTTAAGCACTGGATTTAAGTACGATTATCCTACTTTAGAAAGTGCTATTAATAAAGAATTAATGAAGTCATGA